One genomic region from Microcella humidisoli encodes:
- the recF gene encoding DNA replication/repair protein RecF (All proteins in this family for which functions are known are DNA-binding proteins that assist the filamentation of RecA onto DNA for the initiation of recombination or recombinational repair.), with the protein MHVTHLSLADFRNYARADVALRPGAVLFVGRNGQGKTNLVEAIAYAGSASSHRVSSDQALIRFGAESGIVRLRVQHEERAAVIEIELNRASPNRAQVNGSGVRLRDLPRYFASVVFAPEDLALVRGDPGVRRGFLDTLVVQRAPRFAGVIADYERVVRQRNSLLKSARASRLPADSLTTLDVWDERLVSLGTELIMARADLVEALRPHVARAYSAVAGDDHRTRMALRLSVDDSDDESSPPEIIADPAIVAERFRARLADRRRAELDRAVTLVGPHRDDLVLELNGLPARGYASHGESWSYALALKLASAEVLRAEAIAGDPVLILDDVFAELDEGRRERLADAVGGFEQVLITAAVGGDVPERLAATRIGIAAGAIVEEAE; encoded by the coding sequence GTGCACGTCACGCACCTCTCGCTCGCCGACTTCCGCAACTACGCCCGCGCCGACGTGGCGCTGCGACCCGGGGCCGTGCTGTTCGTCGGGCGCAACGGTCAGGGCAAGACGAATCTCGTCGAGGCGATCGCCTATGCCGGCTCGGCCTCATCGCATCGCGTGTCGAGCGATCAGGCGCTCATCCGCTTCGGAGCCGAGTCGGGCATCGTGCGCTTGCGCGTGCAGCATGAGGAGCGCGCCGCCGTCATCGAGATCGAGCTCAACCGGGCATCGCCGAACCGCGCGCAGGTCAACGGATCGGGAGTGCGCCTCCGCGACCTCCCGCGGTACTTCGCCAGCGTCGTGTTCGCTCCGGAGGATCTCGCGCTCGTGCGCGGCGACCCCGGTGTCCGCCGCGGATTCCTCGACACGCTCGTCGTGCAGCGAGCGCCCCGCTTCGCGGGGGTCATCGCCGATTACGAACGGGTCGTGCGCCAGCGCAACTCCCTCCTGAAGTCGGCGCGCGCTTCTCGGCTTCCTGCTGACAGCCTGACGACCCTCGACGTCTGGGACGAGCGGCTCGTGAGCCTCGGTACCGAGCTCATCATGGCGCGCGCGGATCTCGTGGAAGCGCTGCGGCCGCATGTGGCGCGCGCGTACAGCGCGGTCGCGGGCGACGACCACCGCACGCGCATGGCCCTGCGGCTCAGTGTCGACGACTCGGACGACGAGTCGAGCCCTCCCGAGATCATCGCTGATCCCGCGATCGTCGCCGAGCGGTTCCGAGCGAGACTGGCCGATCGGCGCCGTGCAGAACTCGACCGGGCGGTCACCCTCGTCGGCCCGCACCGTGACGACCTCGTGCTCGAGCTCAACGGGCTTCCTGCGCGCGGCTACGCGAGCCACGGCGAGAGCTGGTCGTATGCGCTCGCCCTCAAGCTCGCCTCGGCCGAAGTGCTGCGCGCCGAGGCGATCGCGGGCGACCCCGTGCTCATCCTCGATGACGTCTTCGCCGAGCTCGACGAGGGTCGCCGCGAGCGACTGGCGGATGCCGTGGGCGGCTTCGAGCAGGTGCTCATCACCGCGGCGGTCGGGGGCGATGTGCCCGAGCGCCTTGCCGCGACCCGCATCGGCATCGCGGCCGGCGCGATCGTGGAGGAGGCGGAGTGA
- the yidD gene encoding membrane protein insertion efficiency factor YidD encodes MIRAARVVALVPRNLVIIVLRAYRAIISPLYGDVCRYYPSCSAYALGSVQEHGVVKGGWLATRRLARCHPWAEGGIDDWPVTQNSPYRRTAWGLIVLERKA; translated from the coding sequence GTGATCCGCGCCGCGCGCGTCGTCGCGCTCGTGCCGCGCAATCTCGTCATCATCGTGCTGCGCGCGTATCGCGCGATCATCTCGCCGCTGTACGGCGATGTCTGCCGTTACTACCCCAGCTGTTCGGCCTACGCCCTCGGCTCGGTGCAGGAGCACGGTGTCGTCAAGGGCGGATGGCTCGCCACCCGCCGCCTCGCCCGGTGCCACCCCTGGGCCGAGGGCGGTATCGACGACTGGCCCGTCACCCAGAACTCCCCCTACCGGCGCACCGCATGGGGCCTGATCGTGCTCGAGAGAAAGGCATAA
- a CDS encoding DUF721 domain-containing protein gives MSEADDRDPTESEASAVYRRLRRVFGDPALRSSDARKRATRIPGDSAPFGLGRDPSGLGDVLESMTRTLGWSSPLARGELLTAWPELVGVDIAAHSEPAGIDEGVLTVQCDSTAWATQLRIMRAEILTTILRRYPDAQVTSIRFSGPGAPSWKRGPRSVPGRGPRDTYG, from the coding sequence GTGAGCGAGGCCGACGACCGGGATCCGACCGAGAGCGAGGCGAGCGCGGTCTACCGCCGACTCCGGCGGGTGTTCGGCGACCCCGCGCTGCGGTCGTCCGACGCGCGCAAGCGCGCCACGCGCATCCCGGGCGATAGCGCGCCGTTCGGGCTGGGTCGGGATCCGTCCGGGCTCGGCGATGTGCTCGAGTCGATGACCCGCACGCTCGGTTGGTCGTCGCCGCTCGCACGCGGCGAGTTGCTGACGGCGTGGCCCGAGCTTGTCGGCGTCGACATCGCGGCGCATTCCGAGCCCGCCGGCATCGATGAGGGGGTGCTCACGGTGCAGTGCGATTCGACCGCGTGGGCGACCCAGCTGCGCATCATGCGGGCCGAGATTCTCACGACGATTCTGCGCCGGTACCCGGATGCTCAGGTGACGAGCATTCGCTTCAGCGGACCCGGTGCACCGAGTTGGAAGCGCGGGCCCCGCTCGGTGCCGGGTCGCGGGCCCCGCGATACCTACGGCTGA
- the rnpA gene encoding ribonuclease P protein component: protein MLPRAHRVLRADDFRRAVRRGCRTGTPHAVVYRVTGEPDGPRFGVIVSKQVGGAVVRNRVRRRIQSICAGVLGEVPATDLIVVRALPGAHEVSWDTLRAEIDDGMRRAVRAA from the coding sequence GTGCTCCCGCGAGCACACCGGGTCCTCCGAGCCGACGACTTCCGCCGGGCGGTGCGCCGCGGTTGCCGCACGGGCACTCCGCATGCCGTCGTGTACCGCGTGACGGGTGAGCCCGACGGGCCCCGGTTCGGCGTGATCGTGTCGAAGCAGGTCGGCGGAGCCGTGGTGCGCAATCGGGTGCGGCGCCGCATCCAATCGATCTGCGCCGGCGTGCTCGGCGAGGTGCCGGCCACCGACCTCATCGTCGTGCGGGCCCTTCCGGGCGCGCACGAGGTCTCGTGGGATACCCTGCGGGCTGAGATCGACGACGGCATGAGGCGGGCGGTGAGAGCAGCGTGA
- the dnaN gene encoding DNA polymerase III subunit beta: MKFQVNRDVFSEAVSFAVKLLPQRTTLPILSGVLLRAEGSTVTLSSFDYEVSAQTSITADVTDGGTVLVSGRLLADIASRLPNAPVEFTTVDGKIAVRCGSARFTLSSMPVEEYPSLPVVDGSSGVLPGEAFSDAVAQVAVAASRDDVTPVITGVQLEIADNRLSLVATDRYRVAVREIDWESSAVAEGVTALVPSRTLSEIGKIFAHAATVTVTIVSGGDRELIAFSADQKTVTSLLIKGNFPPVKRLFPESVENYAVMNTAELIESTRRVQLVLERDAALRYSFSDDGLTLEAIGSENAQASETIDAHLTGGDTTVSLKPQFLIDGLSAVHSEFVRISFTKTDNPNKPGPVLITSQSSKDQPGADNYRYLLQPNLLLR; this comes from the coding sequence GTGAAGTTCCAGGTCAATCGCGACGTGTTCAGCGAAGCGGTGTCGTTCGCCGTCAAGCTCCTGCCGCAGCGCACCACGCTCCCGATCCTCAGCGGTGTGCTGCTGCGCGCCGAGGGCTCGACCGTCACGCTCTCGTCGTTCGACTACGAGGTCTCGGCGCAGACCTCGATCACCGCCGACGTTACCGACGGCGGAACCGTGCTCGTCTCGGGCCGGCTGCTCGCCGACATCGCCTCGCGCCTGCCGAACGCCCCGGTGGAGTTCACGACCGTCGACGGCAAGATCGCGGTGCGCTGCGGCTCGGCGCGCTTCACGCTGTCGAGCATGCCCGTCGAGGAGTACCCGAGCCTGCCGGTCGTCGACGGATCGAGCGGCGTGCTGCCGGGCGAGGCGTTCTCGGATGCTGTGGCTCAGGTCGCCGTCGCCGCGTCACGCGACGACGTCACACCGGTCATCACGGGAGTGCAGCTCGAGATCGCTGACAACCGGTTGTCGCTCGTCGCGACCGATCGCTACCGCGTCGCCGTCCGCGAGATCGACTGGGAGTCGTCGGCTGTCGCCGAGGGCGTCACCGCGCTCGTGCCCTCGCGCACCCTCTCGGAGATCGGCAAGATCTTCGCTCACGCCGCGACCGTGACGGTCACGATCGTGAGCGGCGGCGACCGCGAGCTCATCGCGTTCTCGGCGGATCAGAAGACCGTGACATCGCTGCTCATCAAGGGCAACTTCCCGCCCGTCAAGCGGCTGTTCCCCGAGTCGGTCGAGAACTACGCCGTCATGAACACCGCCGAGCTCATCGAGTCGACGCGTCGCGTGCAGCTCGTGCTCGAGCGCGACGCGGCACTGCGCTACAGCTTCTCCGACGACGGACTGACGCTCGAGGCCATCGGCTCCGAGAACGCGCAGGCGTCCGAGACGATCGATGCGCACCTCACGGGCGGTGACACGACGGTGTCCCTCAAGCCGCAATTCCTCATCGACGGCCTCTCCGCCGTGCACAGCGAGTTCGTTCGGATCTCGTTCACGAAGACCGACAACCCAAACAAGCCCGGTCCGGTGCTCATCACAAGCCAGTCGTCGAAGGACCAGCCCGGCGCCGACAACTACCGCTATCTGCTGCAGCCCAATCTGCTGCTGCGCTGA
- the rsmG gene encoding 16S rRNA (guanine(527)-N(7))-methyltransferase RsmG: MIRAVPATPPVIEPEPAAAAVVFGEQLPIARRFAADLAQYGEQLGLIGPLEAARLWSRHIINSAVVAPFLQDGGRVADVGSGAGLPGMVLAIARPDVHVTLIEPMERRTDWLRDETARLGLANVTVLRARAEEAVEAGPFDQVTARAVSALRTLVPITAPLVRDGGELIFLKGARIAEEIAAASAVLRRHRIRDAEVLELGEGLVPEVTRLFRATVGGTS; encoded by the coding sequence GTGATCCGGGCTGTGCCGGCGACTCCCCCGGTCATCGAGCCCGAGCCCGCGGCGGCTGCGGTGGTCTTCGGTGAGCAGTTGCCGATCGCTCGGCGCTTTGCCGCTGACCTCGCGCAGTACGGCGAGCAGCTCGGGCTCATCGGTCCACTCGAGGCCGCTCGCCTATGGTCGCGGCACATCATCAACTCGGCGGTCGTTGCTCCTTTCCTGCAGGACGGCGGCCGCGTCGCTGACGTCGGCAGCGGCGCCGGTCTGCCGGGGATGGTGCTGGCGATCGCGCGGCCCGACGTGCACGTCACCCTCATCGAGCCCATGGAGCGGCGCACCGACTGGCTGCGCGACGAGACCGCCCGACTGGGCCTCGCGAATGTCACGGTGCTGCGGGCTCGAGCGGAGGAGGCCGTGGAGGCCGGACCGTTCGATCAGGTGACCGCTCGAGCCGTGAGCGCGCTGCGCACGCTCGTGCCCATCACGGCGCCGCTCGTGCGGGATGGGGGGGAGCTCATCTTCCTCAAGGGGGCGAGGATCGCGGAGGAGATCGCCGCGGCCTCGGCCGTGCTGCGGCGACACCGCATCCGCGATGCCGAGGTGCTGGAGCTCGGCGAGGGGCTCGTGCCGGAAGTGACCCGGCTGTTTCGGGCTACAGTAGGCGGGACATCCTGA
- the dnaA gene encoding chromosomal replication initiator protein DnaA, producing MPDETDSPRDLWESVKAALTADDRITPQLHGFINLVEPRGVMAGTLYLEVPNELTRGMLEQRIRLPLLSALTTVDGEAVSSFAIVVNPEIQTESLEAVPDAMEQSPSYIEQSVSQPAVEASGRRGDSRLNDKYSFDNFVIGGSNRFAHAAAVAVAEAPAKAYNPLFVYGESGLGKTHLLHAIGHYAESLYPGIRVRYVSSEEFTNDFINSIANNRASLFQSRYREIDILLIDDIQFLQGKDSTQEAFFHTFNTLHDHNKQVVITSDLPPKHLTGFEDRMRSRFEWGLITDVQAPDLETRIAILRKKAQNDKLQVRDDVLEYIASKVSSNIRELEGTLIRVTAFANLNRTPVDMQLVQTVMKDLITLDGDNVIEPVDIINHTASYFKLTVDDLYGSSRSQAVATARQIAMYLCRELTNMSLPQIGKLFGNRDHTTVMYANKKISELMKERRSIYNQVTELTSRIKQNHRYS from the coding sequence ATGCCGGACGAGACCGATTCCCCGCGCGACCTCTGGGAGTCGGTGAAGGCGGCGCTCACCGCCGACGATCGCATCACCCCACAGCTGCACGGCTTCATCAACCTGGTCGAGCCGCGTGGCGTCATGGCCGGCACCCTCTATCTCGAAGTGCCGAACGAACTCACGCGCGGCATGCTCGAGCAACGCATCCGGCTGCCCCTCCTCAGCGCGCTCACGACGGTGGACGGTGAAGCGGTGTCCAGCTTCGCGATCGTCGTGAACCCCGAGATCCAGACCGAGAGCCTCGAGGCCGTGCCCGACGCGATGGAGCAGAGCCCCTCGTACATCGAGCAGTCCGTCTCGCAGCCCGCGGTCGAGGCATCGGGACGACGGGGAGACAGCCGGCTCAACGACAAGTACAGCTTCGACAACTTCGTCATCGGCGGGTCGAACCGGTTCGCGCACGCGGCAGCGGTCGCCGTGGCCGAGGCTCCTGCCAAGGCGTACAACCCGCTCTTCGTCTACGGCGAGTCGGGCCTCGGCAAGACCCACCTGCTGCACGCGATCGGCCACTACGCCGAGAGCCTCTACCCGGGAATCCGCGTGCGGTACGTCTCGAGCGAGGAGTTCACGAACGACTTCATCAACTCGATCGCCAACAACCGCGCGAGCCTGTTCCAGTCGCGCTACCGCGAGATCGACATCCTGCTCATCGATGACATCCAGTTCCTGCAGGGAAAGGACTCGACGCAGGAAGCGTTCTTCCACACCTTCAATACGCTGCACGACCACAACAAGCAGGTCGTCATCACGAGCGACCTGCCCCCGAAGCACTTGACGGGTTTCGAAGACCGCATGCGCAGCCGCTTCGAGTGGGGCCTCATCACCGATGTGCAGGCGCCCGACCTCGAGACGCGCATCGCGATCCTCCGCAAGAAGGCGCAGAACGACAAACTGCAGGTTCGGGATGACGTGCTCGAGTACATCGCCTCGAAGGTGTCGAGCAACATCCGCGAGCTCGAGGGCACGCTCATCCGGGTGACCGCGTTCGCGAACCTGAACCGCACGCCGGTGGATATGCAGCTCGTGCAGACGGTGATGAAGGACCTCATCACCCTCGACGGCGACAACGTCATCGAGCCGGTCGACATCATCAATCACACCGCGTCGTACTTCAAGCTGACCGTCGACGACCTCTACGGCTCATCGCGATCGCAGGCTGTCGCCACCGCGCGGCAGATCGCGATGTACCTGTGTCGAGAGCTGACGAACATGTCGTTGCCGCAGATCGGCAAGCTCTTCGGCAACCGCGACCACACGACCGTGATGTACGCCAACAAGAAGATCAGCGAGCTCATGAAAGAGCGCCGCTCGATCTACAACCAGGTCACCGAGCTCACGAGCCGCATCAAGCAGAACCACCGCTACAGCTAG
- a CDS encoding Jag family protein, which yields MTDITEPTVVDTIEIEDDATDSAALDEGDIAADYLEELLDLADLDGDIEIATRAGRVYLSIEADEPDALRTLSKPDTVSALQELTRLAVHARTGEFSRLILDIAGSRDARAEELQRLVDRAVERIEAGAESAALPPMSSYERKLVHDLVGERGLTSESEGEGAERHTVIRRG from the coding sequence ATGACCGACATCACCGAGCCCACCGTCGTCGACACGATCGAGATCGAGGACGACGCGACCGACTCCGCTGCTCTCGACGAGGGCGACATCGCGGCCGACTACCTCGAAGAGCTGCTCGACCTCGCCGATCTCGATGGGGACATCGAGATCGCGACGCGCGCCGGTCGCGTGTATCTCTCCATCGAGGCCGACGAGCCGGATGCCCTCCGCACGCTCTCGAAGCCCGACACCGTCTCGGCGCTGCAGGAGCTCACCCGGCTCGCGGTGCACGCGCGCACGGGCGAGTTCTCGCGGCTCATCCTCGACATCGCGGGGTCGCGCGATGCGCGGGCGGAGGAGCTGCAGCGCCTCGTCGACCGCGCCGTCGAGCGGATCGAGGCCGGGGCCGAGTCGGCCGCCCTGCCGCCCATGTCGAGCTACGAGCGCAAGCTCGTGCACGACCTCGTGGGCGAGCGCGGTCTGACGTCCGAGTCGGAGGGCGAGGGCGCCGAGCGCCACACCGTCATCCGTCGTGGCTGA
- the yidC gene encoding membrane protein insertase YidC — protein MDIFAIILWPIKWAIEAILVGFHTLFTAMGLESEAGLTWVLSIAGLVVVVRAALIPIFVRQIKNQRKMLEISPELKKIQDKYKGKRDQFSREAMSRDTMALYKKHGTNPLSSCLPILLQMPIFFGLFSVLNSSFNGFTGVGLLNEQLSREFGRATLFGIAPLGSTMVNNDGNVWVIVIAAVLIVLMTASQFITQLQIMSKNQSPEMKASPMYRQQRILLYILPVVFLFSGVAFPLGVMFYWFVSNIWTMVQQFIVIRNMPTPGSDAALAREARLAKKRQRRGIVDPEADEAGTIAVEEPKKTQRPQPVSKNRAKKKGGR, from the coding sequence ATGGACATCTTCGCCATCATCCTCTGGCCCATCAAGTGGGCCATCGAGGCGATCCTCGTCGGGTTCCACACCCTGTTCACGGCCATGGGCCTCGAGAGCGAGGCGGGTCTGACCTGGGTGCTGTCGATCGCCGGCCTCGTCGTCGTCGTGCGCGCCGCGCTCATTCCGATCTTCGTGCGCCAGATCAAGAACCAGCGCAAGATGCTCGAGATCTCGCCCGAGCTCAAGAAGATCCAGGACAAGTACAAGGGCAAGCGCGACCAGTTCTCGCGCGAGGCCATGTCGCGCGACACCATGGCCCTGTACAAGAAGCACGGCACCAACCCGCTCTCGTCGTGCCTGCCGATCCTGCTGCAGATGCCGATCTTCTTCGGGCTCTTCTCGGTGCTCAACAGCTCGTTCAACGGCTTCACGGGCGTCGGGCTGCTCAACGAGCAGCTCTCGCGCGAGTTCGGTCGCGCGACCCTCTTCGGCATTGCGCCGCTCGGTTCGACGATGGTCAACAATGACGGCAACGTCTGGGTCATCGTCATCGCCGCGGTGCTCATCGTCCTCATGACCGCGTCGCAGTTCATCACCCAGCTGCAGATCATGTCGAAGAACCAGAGCCCCGAGATGAAGGCGTCGCCGATGTACCGGCAGCAGCGCATCCTGCTCTACATCCTCCCCGTGGTGTTCCTCTTCTCGGGCGTGGCCTTCCCGCTCGGCGTGATGTTCTACTGGTTCGTGTCGAACATCTGGACGATGGTGCAGCAGTTCATCGTCATCCGGAACATGCCCACCCCCGGCAGCGACGCCGCGCTCGCGCGTGAGGCGCGCCTCGCGAAGAAGCGCCAGCGGCGCGGCATCGTCGACCCCGAGGCGGACGAGGCCGGCACGATCGCCGTCGAGGAGCCGAAGAAGACCCAGCGTCCCCAGCCGGTGAGCAAGAACCGCGCGAAGAAGAAGGGTGGTCGCTAG
- the rpmH gene encoding 50S ribosomal protein L34 has translation MTKRTFQPNNRRRAKVHGFRLRMRTRAGRAILAARRRKGRTELSA, from the coding sequence ATGACCAAGCGCACCTTCCAGCCGAACAACCGCCGTCGGGCCAAGGTTCACGGCTTCCGTCTGCGCATGCGCACCCGCGCTGGTCGCGCCATCCTCGCTGCGCGCCGCCGCAAGGGCCGCACCGAGCTCTCGGCGTAA
- the gyrB gene encoding DNA topoisomerase (ATP-hydrolyzing) subunit B — translation MTTSSSGSTPNTPTPRNDHSYGAGDIQVLEGLEAVRKRPGMYIGSTGPRGLHHLVYEIVDNSVDEALAGHCDTIHVTLLADGGVRVVDNGRGIPVDEHPVEKKSTVEVVLTILHAGGKFGGGGYAVSGGLHGVGSSVVNALSERLAVEVRRQGNVYSQTYQHGVPDAPLAKGATTDETGTTISFWPNGEIFETTEFDYDTLRTRFQQMAFLNKGLRITIADERADADAAPDAAPRREEFLYEKGLVDYVEFLNSAKKIEVVHPEIISFESEDTERRIALEVAMQWTNAYSESVHTYANTINTHEGGTHEEGFRAALTTLVNKYARDKGILKEKDENLSGDDVREGLTAVISIKLGEPQFEGQTKTKLGNTEAKSFVQKVAGEHLADWFERNPVQAKDVIRKALQASAARIAARKAREQTRRKGLLESGGMPGKLKDCQSKDPSLSEIFIVEGDSAGGSAVQGRNPETQAILPLRGKILNVEKARLDRALGNAEVQAMITAFGAGIGEDFDPDKVRYHKIVLMADADVDGQHITTLLLTLLFRYMRPLIDLGYVYLAQPPLYRLKWTNAEHEYVYSDRERDVLLESGLAGGKRIPKDNGIQRYKGLGEMNHQELWDTTMNPASRTLLQVTLEDAAVADSVFSTLMGDDVEQRRTFIQQNAKDVRFLDI, via the coding sequence ATGACCACCTCGTCCTCCGGCAGTACGCCGAACACCCCCACTCCGCGCAACGATCACAGCTACGGCGCCGGTGACATCCAGGTGCTCGAGGGCCTCGAGGCCGTGCGCAAGCGCCCGGGTATGTACATCGGCTCGACGGGCCCCCGCGGCCTGCACCACCTCGTCTACGAGATCGTCGACAACTCCGTCGACGAGGCGCTCGCCGGCCATTGCGACACCATCCACGTGACGCTGCTCGCCGACGGCGGCGTGCGTGTCGTCGACAACGGCCGCGGCATCCCCGTCGACGAGCACCCGGTCGAGAAGAAGTCGACCGTCGAGGTCGTGCTGACGATCCTGCACGCCGGCGGAAAGTTCGGGGGCGGCGGCTACGCCGTGTCGGGCGGTCTGCACGGCGTCGGCAGCTCGGTCGTCAACGCGCTCTCCGAGCGTCTCGCTGTCGAGGTCCGTCGTCAGGGCAACGTCTACAGCCAGACCTACCAGCACGGTGTTCCGGATGCGCCGCTCGCGAAGGGCGCGACGACCGACGAGACCGGCACCACCATCTCGTTCTGGCCGAACGGCGAGATCTTCGAGACCACCGAGTTCGACTACGACACTCTGCGCACGCGCTTCCAGCAGATGGCCTTCCTCAACAAGGGGCTGCGCATCACGATCGCCGACGAGCGGGCCGATGCGGACGCCGCGCCCGACGCGGCGCCCCGTCGCGAGGAGTTCCTCTACGAGAAGGGGCTCGTCGACTACGTCGAGTTCCTCAACTCGGCCAAGAAGATCGAGGTCGTGCACCCCGAGATTATCTCCTTCGAGTCGGAGGACACCGAGCGGCGCATCGCCCTCGAAGTGGCCATGCAGTGGACGAACGCGTACTCCGAGTCGGTGCACACCTACGCCAACACGATCAACACGCACGAGGGCGGCACGCACGAAGAGGGCTTCCGCGCCGCGCTCACGACGCTCGTCAACAAGTACGCGCGCGACAAGGGCATCCTGAAGGAGAAGGACGAGAACCTCTCGGGCGACGACGTGCGCGAGGGTCTTACCGCGGTCATCTCCATCAAGCTCGGCGAGCCGCAGTTCGAGGGCCAGACCAAGACCAAGCTCGGCAACACCGAGGCGAAGTCCTTCGTGCAGAAGGTCGCGGGCGAGCACCTCGCCGACTGGTTCGAGCGCAATCCCGTGCAGGCGAAAGACGTCATCCGCAAGGCGCTGCAGGCCTCGGCGGCGCGCATCGCCGCGCGCAAGGCGCGCGAGCAGACCCGCCGCAAGGGCCTGCTCGAGTCGGGAGGAATGCCCGGCAAGCTCAAGGACTGCCAGTCGAAAGATCCCTCGCTCAGCGAGATCTTCATCGTCGAGGGCGACTCGGCCGGCGGCTCGGCCGTGCAGGGCCGCAACCCCGAGACGCAGGCGATCCTGCCGTTGCGCGGCAAGATCCTGAACGTCGAGAAGGCGCGCCTCGATCGCGCGCTCGGCAACGCCGAGGTGCAGGCGATGATCACGGCCTTTGGTGCCGGCATCGGGGAGGACTTCGACCCCGACAAGGTGCGGTACCACAAGATCGTGCTGATGGCCGATGCCGATGTCGACGGCCAGCACATCACGACCCTGCTGCTGACGCTCCTCTTCCGGTACATGCGGCCGCTCATCGATCTCGGCTACGTGTACCTCGCCCAGCCGCCGCTCTACCGCCTCAAGTGGACGAACGCTGAGCACGAGTACGTCTACAGCGACCGCGAGCGGGATGTGCTGCTCGAATCCGGGCTGGCCGGCGGCAAGCGCATCCCGAAGGACAACGGGATTCAGCGCTACAAGGGCCTCGGCGAGATGAACCACCAGGAGCTGTGGGACACGACGATGAACCCGGCCTCGCGCACCCTGTTGCAGGTGACGCTCGAGGATGCCGCGGTCGCCGACAGCGTGTTCTCGACCCTCATGGGCGACGACGTCGAGCAGCGCCGCACCTTCATCCAGCAGAACGCGAAAGACGTGCGCTTCCTCGACATCTAG